In Halorubellus sp. JP-L1, one DNA window encodes the following:
- a CDS encoding ABC transporter permease, with amino-acid sequence MSTETPDATTDVEERGPIERLRNSPFLSDLLSNRLALIGIGIIVSMLLIAIYARVFYDLQALTSSRLGGTFPDRVAPGWAGGPAPANEMLFGTDQAARDIYRRTMYGAWIAMKFGTITVGVSTVLGVTLGIIAAYYGDVTDNVIMRTMDVLLAFPSLLLALALVAIFGAGLWKAVIALTLVYTPRFARVVRGAALKVLEDEYIDATEALGAKDPRILFRHIMPNTLAPITVQSTLNFGLAIIDIAALSFLGFGAQAGAPSWGLMLSNGVEFGLQSGRWWMSFFPGLFLALTVLGFNLLGDGMRDALDPRMQDAVD; translated from the coding sequence ATGAGTACCGAAACGCCCGACGCGACGACCGACGTCGAGGAACGCGGACCGATAGAGCGATTGCGGAACTCACCGTTCCTCTCTGACTTGCTCTCGAATCGCCTGGCGCTCATCGGGATCGGGATCATCGTCTCGATGCTCTTGATCGCGATCTACGCCAGAGTGTTCTACGACCTGCAGGCGCTCACGTCGTCCCGTCTCGGCGGGACGTTCCCCGACCGCGTGGCCCCGGGGTGGGCTGGCGGGCCGGCGCCGGCGAACGAGATGCTGTTCGGGACGGATCAGGCGGCGCGGGACATCTATCGACGGACGATGTACGGCGCGTGGATCGCGATGAAGTTCGGGACGATCACGGTCGGCGTGTCGACGGTCCTCGGCGTGACGCTCGGCATCATCGCGGCGTACTACGGTGACGTGACTGACAACGTCATCATGCGGACGATGGACGTCCTGCTGGCGTTCCCGTCGCTCCTGCTCGCGCTCGCGCTCGTCGCGATCTTCGGCGCGGGCCTCTGGAAGGCCGTGATCGCGTTGACGCTCGTCTACACGCCGCGGTTCGCGCGCGTCGTCCGCGGAGCGGCGCTGAAGGTCCTGGAGGACGAGTACATCGATGCGACGGAGGCGCTCGGTGCGAAGGACCCGCGCATCCTGTTCCGGCACATCATGCCGAACACGCTCGCGCCGATCACGGTCCAGTCGACGCTGAACTTCGGGCTGGCGATCATCGACATCGCCGCGCTGTCCTTTCTGGGGTTCGGCGCGCAAGCGGGTGCGCCGTCGTGGGGATTGATGCTCTCGAACGGCGTCGAGTTCGGCCTGCAGTCCGGGCGCTGGTGGATGTCGTTCTTCCCGGGCCTGTTCCTCGCACTGACCGTCCTCGGGTTCAACCTCCTCGGAGACGGGATGCGTGACGCACTGGACCCGCGGATGCAGGACGCGGTCGACTGA
- a CDS encoding ABC transporter substrate-binding protein, whose amino-acid sequence MADGDNGMERRDFLKTAGATAAAATTTATAGCISSLTGGSGGSLVYARGDHPENYDPQQTTSGEVAKVTNQIFDTLIQFQAGSGGQLTDGLAKSDGWSLSGTTATLELKEDVTFHDGSDFTAADVKATIRRFTDENYDYYLGTENASGYAGFTFGNWVDEIDASSEYTVEFTLTQKYAPFLRNLAMFAAAILNQDQITGLDDQTQLGTEPNGTGPFAFEELDNSNQRVLLSANNDYWGEGPNVGEVVFKTIGQNSSRAQDVVNGDSHITDNLGAESSTTIEEADTAQIKSKPGINSGYMAFNMARKEEFRDRRVRRAVSLAVNTEAVVNTIYQGFAVQSSQPLPQGVMGRKDDLDPYPNDKEQAQSLLEEAGAADMEFELATFSNPRGYNPSPIQTANQFKSDLEEIGLTVNINQFSTFSSYLEYTDAGNHDACFLGWYTDNADPDNFMYVLLDPKVEMDAVPDGQDWVSRDTEGYSVLNAAGWANTDYMQLVRDAQSTYDEATRKQKYQQASQIAHDEAPWVFVDYAKTIRAIHESVVSDSFTVSSVGGPFLELVELE is encoded by the coding sequence ATGGCAGATGGTGACAACGGCATGGAGAGACGCGACTTCCTGAAGACAGCAGGCGCCACGGCCGCCGCGGCCACGACGACGGCGACTGCCGGCTGTATCTCGAGCCTCACCGGGGGCAGCGGTGGGTCCCTCGTGTACGCTCGCGGTGACCACCCCGAGAACTACGACCCACAGCAGACCACGAGCGGCGAGGTCGCGAAGGTCACGAACCAGATCTTCGACACGCTCATCCAGTTCCAGGCGGGGAGTGGCGGACAGCTCACGGACGGGCTCGCGAAGAGCGACGGCTGGTCGCTCTCCGGTACGACCGCGACCCTCGAACTGAAGGAGGACGTCACGTTCCACGACGGCTCCGACTTCACGGCGGCGGACGTGAAGGCGACGATCCGTCGGTTCACGGACGAGAACTACGACTACTACCTCGGTACGGAGAACGCCTCCGGGTACGCCGGGTTCACGTTCGGGAACTGGGTCGATGAGATCGACGCGTCCAGCGAGTACACCGTCGAGTTCACGCTCACGCAGAAGTACGCGCCGTTCCTCCGCAACCTGGCGATGTTCGCGGCCGCGATCCTCAACCAGGACCAGATCACGGGTCTCGACGACCAGACCCAGCTCGGGACCGAGCCCAACGGCACGGGACCGTTCGCATTCGAGGAACTCGACAACTCGAACCAGCGCGTGCTGCTGTCGGCGAACAACGACTACTGGGGCGAGGGGCCGAACGTCGGCGAAGTCGTCTTCAAGACGATCGGGCAGAACTCCTCGCGAGCGCAGGACGTCGTGAACGGCGACTCGCACATCACGGACAACCTGGGTGCGGAGTCCTCGACGACGATCGAGGAGGCAGACACCGCCCAGATCAAGTCCAAGCCCGGCATCAACAGCGGGTACATGGCGTTCAACATGGCGCGCAAAGAGGAGTTCCGCGACCGGCGCGTTCGCCGCGCGGTCAGCCTCGCCGTGAACACGGAAGCGGTCGTGAACACGATCTATCAGGGCTTCGCGGTGCAGTCGAGTCAGCCGCTCCCGCAGGGCGTCATGGGCCGCAAGGACGACCTGGATCCGTACCCGAACGACAAGGAGCAGGCTCAGAGCTTGCTCGAGGAGGCCGGTGCGGCCGACATGGAGTTCGAGCTCGCGACGTTCTCGAACCCGCGCGGGTACAACCCGAGTCCGATCCAGACCGCGAACCAGTTCAAGTCCGACCTCGAAGAGATCGGGCTGACGGTGAACATCAACCAGTTCTCGACGTTCTCGTCGTACCTCGAGTACACGGACGCGGGGAACCACGACGCGTGTTTCCTCGGCTGGTACACCGACAACGCGGACCCGGACAACTTCATGTACGTCCTCCTCGACCCGAAGGTCGAGATGGACGCGGTCCCCGACGGCCAGGACTGGGTCAGCCGAGACACGGAGGGCTACAGCGTCCTGAACGCCGCGGGCTGGGCGAACACGGACTACATGCAGCTGGTGCGTGACGCACAGTCGACGTACGACGAGGCGACGCGCAAGCAGAAGTACCAGCAGGCGAGTCAGATCGCGCACGACGAGGCGCCGTGGGTGTTCGTCGACTACGCGAAGACGATTCGCGCGATCCACGAGTCGGTCGTCTCCGATTCGTTCACCGTGAGTTCCGTCGGCGGTCCCTTCCTGGAGCTCGTCGAGCTCGAGTAA
- a CDS encoding dipeptide ABC transporter ATP-binding protein: protein MTDLLSISGLHTRFDTDRGTVRAVEDFDLTVPEGKTVGLVGESGSGKSVTALSAMGLVDDPGYVAEGDIEFHDRDLAQRLAGEYPERAGTFVDEGRGVVDLSQAPEPAMRSIRGGEMSMIFQDPMTSLNPAVTVGEQVAESLRLHRYGNRSKDTWWNAVREILPKFGGNGGMSEEVLEDTVDILEEVGIPEPTARLDEYPHEFSGGMRQRVLIAIALACRPQLLIADEPTTALDVTIQAQILDLINELQDERGMSVLFITHDLGVVAETCDRVAVMYAGNVVEEGPVEEIFANPSHPYTYALLESIPREDKDRLTPIEGNVPDLIDMDEGCHFADRCPWAHDACVGQEIPYLQHGDAGVDHVSKCVLEDFDESEYLSGQEPVRSSAATQFGDPLVEVRDLKKHFSRADDMLDKWLSSETQSVKAVDGVSFDIREGETLGLVGESGCGKSTTGETILRLLEPTDGSVVFAGEDLADLSGRDLRAKRRDMQMIFQDPLSSLDPRMTVGQILMEPLKIHDLPEERPAEDQSRREQRRERVLDLIDEVGLSRDQIDRYPHEMSGGQRQRVGIARALAVDPDFIVCDEPVSALDVSVQAQILNLLEDLQEEFGLTFLFIAHDLSVVRHVSDRVAVMYLGEVVEVADTAELFADPKHPYTQALLSSIPVPDPTVDTDDRIILEGDVPSPIDPPSGCHFRTRCPQVIPPADLDMPQETYREVMSVRQRIDEESIDLQLAWKEAEASDADEESTTAAATDGGTPAGGEDGPGPAAVDAFTDVLWAELFEDPSKVRGRSRELVQEAFEHLAREDWTAAAATLEDRFESVCETVNPVLQDDDHPAACHLYAQPANATTPDADAPPSGER, encoded by the coding sequence GTGACCGATCTACTCTCCATCTCCGGCCTGCACACGCGTTTCGATACCGATCGGGGAACCGTCCGAGCGGTCGAGGACTTCGACCTGACGGTCCCCGAGGGGAAGACCGTCGGCCTCGTCGGCGAGTCCGGTTCGGGGAAGTCCGTGACGGCGCTATCCGCGATGGGACTCGTCGACGACCCGGGGTACGTCGCCGAGGGCGACATCGAGTTCCACGACCGCGACCTCGCGCAGCGGCTCGCCGGCGAGTACCCCGAGCGTGCGGGGACGTTCGTCGACGAGGGGCGTGGCGTCGTGGACCTCTCGCAGGCGCCCGAGCCGGCGATGCGGTCGATCCGCGGCGGCGAGATGAGCATGATCTTCCAGGACCCGATGACGTCGCTGAATCCCGCGGTGACCGTCGGGGAGCAGGTCGCCGAGAGCCTGCGGCTGCACCGGTACGGGAACCGCTCGAAGGACACGTGGTGGAACGCGGTCCGCGAGATCCTCCCGAAGTTCGGTGGGAACGGCGGGATGAGCGAGGAAGTGCTAGAGGACACCGTCGACATCCTCGAGGAGGTCGGGATTCCGGAGCCGACCGCCAGGCTCGACGAGTACCCACACGAGTTCAGCGGCGGGATGCGCCAGCGCGTGCTCATCGCGATCGCGCTCGCGTGCCGCCCGCAGCTCTTGATCGCGGACGAGCCGACGACGGCGCTGGACGTCACAATCCAGGCGCAGATCCTCGACCTCATCAACGAACTCCAGGACGAGCGCGGGATGAGCGTCCTGTTCATCACGCACGACCTGGGCGTGGTCGCGGAGACGTGCGACCGGGTCGCGGTGATGTACGCGGGGAACGTCGTCGAGGAGGGCCCGGTCGAGGAGATCTTCGCGAACCCGTCGCATCCGTACACGTACGCGCTCCTCGAGTCCATCCCCCGCGAGGACAAGGACCGGTTGACGCCGATCGAGGGGAACGTCCCCGACCTCATCGACATGGACGAAGGCTGTCACTTCGCGGATCGATGTCCGTGGGCGCACGACGCGTGCGTCGGCCAGGAAATCCCGTACCTCCAGCACGGCGACGCGGGCGTCGACCACGTCTCGAAGTGCGTGCTCGAGGACTTCGACGAGTCCGAGTACCTGAGCGGCCAGGAGCCGGTTCGGTCCTCGGCGGCGACGCAGTTCGGCGACCCGCTCGTGGAGGTCCGGGACCTCAAGAAGCACTTCTCGCGCGCCGACGACATGCTCGACAAGTGGCTGTCGAGCGAGACCCAGAGCGTGAAGGCCGTCGACGGCGTGAGTTTCGACATCCGCGAGGGCGAGACGCTCGGGCTCGTCGGCGAGTCCGGCTGCGGGAAGTCGACGACGGGCGAGACCATCCTGCGGCTCCTGGAGCCGACCGACGGGAGCGTCGTGTTCGCGGGCGAGGACCTCGCCGACCTCTCCGGGCGCGACCTGCGCGCGAAGCGCCGAGACATGCAGATGATCTTCCAGGACCCGCTGTCGAGCCTCGACCCCCGGATGACGGTCGGGCAGATCCTCATGGAGCCCCTGAAGATCCACGACCTCCCCGAGGAACGGCCAGCCGAAGACCAGAGTCGGCGCGAGCAGCGTCGCGAGCGCGTGCTCGACCTCATCGACGAAGTCGGACTGTCTCGCGACCAGATCGACCGGTACCCCCACGAGATGTCCGGCGGGCAGCGCCAGCGCGTCGGGATCGCGCGAGCGCTCGCGGTCGACCCCGACTTCATCGTGTGCGACGAGCCGGTGTCGGCGCTGGACGTGTCCGTGCAGGCCCAGATCCTGAACCTCCTGGAGGACCTCCAGGAGGAGTTCGGGTTGACGTTCCTGTTCATCGCACACGACCTCTCCGTCGTCAGGCACGTCTCGGATCGCGTCGCCGTGATGTACCTCGGCGAGGTCGTGGAGGTGGCGGACACCGCCGAGTTGTTCGCGGACCCGAAGCATCCGTACACGCAGGCGTTGCTGTCGTCGATCCCGGTTCCGGATCCGACCGTGGACACGGACGACCGCATCATCCTGGAGGGCGACGTCCCCAGTCCGATCGACCCGCCGTCGGGCTGTCACTTCCGGACGCGGTGCCCGCAGGTCATCCCGCCGGCGGACCTGGACATGCCCCAGGAGACGTACCGCGAGGTGATGAGCGTGCGGCAGCGCATCGACGAGGAGTCCATCGACCTGCAGTTGGCGTGGAAGGAAGCCGAGGCGTCCGACGCGGACGAGGAGTCAACGACGGCGGCCGCGACGGACGGTGGGACGCCGGCGGGCGGCGAAGACGGGCCGGGGCCGGCGGCGGTGGACGCGTTCACGGACGTGCTCTGGGCGGAACTGTTCGAGGACCCGTCCAAGGTTCGTGGTCGGTCCCGCGAACTCGTACAGGAGGCGTTCGAGCACCTGGCTCGCGAGGACTGGACGGCGGCGGCGGCGACGCTCGAGGACCGGTTCGAGAGCGTCTGCGAGACCGTCAATCCGGTCCTGCAGGACGACGACCACCCGGCCGCGTGTCACCTGTACGCCCAGCCGGCGAACGCGACGACCCCCGATGCAGACGCGCCGCCGAGTGGCGAACGGTAA
- a CDS encoding ABC transporter permease — translation MVSKRFILKRLLLLVPVLFGVATFVFAILHLSGGDPARVIAGQRASEEVVRQVRQELGLNDPILVQYGRFLVDVVQFDFGNSYSISRGNPVRDVLASRLPVTLELALYGQFIGLALGLPLGILSAIKQDSLLDHSTRIGALAGISVPIYWSGPLLILFFSGFLGWFPAAGRIGSTVFLDNSWTLLGMELPLTGMVTIDTILLGEPGAWLSAVSHLFLPAVTIGVYSMALISRMMRSSMLEVVRQDYMRTARAKGQGAKITIMKHGFRNAMIPVITVVGIQFGTLLGGAVLTETVFGIGGIGTLIVSAINATDYPVVQGAVLTFALLFTLVNLGVDITYSYLDPRIQQ, via the coding sequence ATGGTCTCGAAGCGATTCATCCTGAAGCGTCTGCTGTTGCTCGTGCCGGTGCTGTTCGGCGTGGCGACGTTCGTGTTCGCCATCCTCCACCTCTCGGGGGGTGATCCGGCGCGCGTCATCGCCGGACAGCGTGCGTCCGAGGAGGTCGTCCGGCAGGTGCGTCAAGAGCTCGGGCTGAACGACCCGATCCTCGTCCAGTACGGGCGATTCCTCGTCGACGTCGTCCAGTTCGACTTCGGGAACTCGTACTCGATCTCGCGCGGGAACCCCGTTCGCGACGTGCTCGCGAGCCGGCTCCCCGTGACGCTCGAGCTCGCGCTCTACGGGCAGTTCATCGGGCTCGCGCTCGGGCTCCCGCTGGGCATCCTCTCGGCCATCAAGCAGGATTCGTTGCTCGACCACTCGACGCGCATCGGCGCGCTCGCCGGGATCTCCGTCCCGATCTACTGGTCGGGGCCGCTGCTCATCCTGTTCTTCTCGGGGTTCCTCGGGTGGTTCCCGGCCGCGGGCCGCATCGGGTCGACGGTCTTCCTCGACAACTCCTGGACGCTCCTCGGTATGGAGCTCCCGTTGACGGGGATGGTCACGATCGACACGATCCTCCTCGGTGAACCGGGTGCGTGGCTGTCGGCGGTCTCGCACCTGTTCCTGCCGGCGGTCACGATCGGCGTGTACTCGATGGCGCTCATCTCGCGGATGATGCGGTCGTCGATGCTCGAGGTCGTCCGGCAGGACTACATGCGGACCGCTCGCGCGAAGGGGCAGGGCGCGAAGATCACGATCATGAAGCACGGGTTCCGGAACGCGATGATCCCCGTGATCACGGTCGTCGGCATCCAGTTCGGGACGCTCCTGGGTGGCGCGGTCCTCACCGAGACCGTGTTCGGGATCGGTGGCATCGGGACGCTCATCGTGAGCGCGATCAACGCGACGGACTATCCGGTCGTCCAGGGTGCGGTCCTGACGTTCGCGCTGCTGTTCACGCTCGTGAACCTCGGCGTCGACATCACCTACAGCTACCTCGACCCCAGAATCCAGCAATAA